From the genome of Nicotiana sylvestris chromosome 2, ASM39365v2, whole genome shotgun sequence, one region includes:
- the LOC138885723 gene encoding uncharacterized protein has protein sequence MRAVMRFKKKGKLNPRFIGPFEVLRRLGEVAYELVLPPGLAVVHPVFHVSMLRMYHGDLSHVLEFRSVQFDKDLSYVEELVAILDRQVRKLRSKNIASLKVQWSGLPVEEATWKAEHDMCSRYPHNMNHDPPMYCFLYFILCLCDLSGFLTVNSLLHR, from the exons ATGAGGGCTGTTATGAGGTTcaagaagaagggcaagctgaacCCAAGATTTATTGGCCCGTTCGAGGTGTTGCGGAGacttggggaggttgcttatgagcttgtcttGCCTCCTGGCCTAGCAGtagttcatccagtattccacGTTTCTATGCTTCGGATGTATCATGGCGATCTGTCCCATGTGTTGGAATTTCGTTCAGTCCAGTTCGACAAGGATTTGTCTTATGTTGAGGAACTTGTGGCcattttggacaggcaggttcgaaagttgaggtcaaagaacattgcttcattGAAGGTTCAGTGGAGTGGTCTGCCAGTTGAGGAGGCAACTTGGAAGGCCGAGCATGATATGTGCAGTCGTTATCCACATAATATGAACCACGATCCCCCTATGTACTGCTTCCTCTATTTCATTTTATGCTTATGTGACTTGTCAG GATTTCTTACTGTGAATTCATTGCTCCATCGGTAA